From one Candidatus Sulfotelmatobacter sp. genomic stretch:
- a CDS encoding HD domain-containing phosphohydrolase, with amino-acid sequence MTTATDGVLGLYSAVGDALAGRPLGFGLRRASLASRFAAHRGVDTDGVAAAWVAGALADVGLLGVVVPPEASERLRGLAEADAPLLGARFVDSIPGLPARAADTIRWHREYDDGTGIPDGLRWDGVPTEAAALGIAHAFLDAIEDPREPRQPAEALYAIIGESGRRFRVELVRQFREYIGARVDWSEPLLPELAPLEEGLLLEELCVRLDARDSRTRGRSERRAQLAQTLAQRLDLDVSQAVRTARLLSLGRAAADAGHDDFDPLSRFAREHRILEAKRAAAIAAAAPGYADDAAHLASSAAWYEDGGVEPLAGILGLAIAVESLPPIDAPRRIAAASGTQFHPAVARAYLAFLGAPT; translated from the coding sequence ATGACCACTGCCACTGACGGCGTGCTCGGCCTTTACAGCGCCGTCGGCGACGCATTGGCCGGACGCCCGCTGGGATTCGGGCTGCGGCGCGCGTCACTGGCGTCGCGCTTCGCGGCGCACCGCGGCGTCGACACCGACGGCGTGGCGGCCGCTTGGGTCGCCGGCGCGCTGGCCGACGTCGGCCTGCTCGGGGTGGTCGTCCCGCCCGAGGCCAGCGAACGGCTGCGGGGCCTCGCCGAGGCCGACGCACCGCTGTTGGGCGCGCGCTTCGTCGACAGCATCCCCGGCCTGCCTGCCCGCGCGGCCGATACGATCCGCTGGCACCGCGAGTACGACGACGGAACCGGCATCCCCGACGGCCTGCGCTGGGACGGCGTCCCCACCGAGGCGGCGGCGCTCGGCATCGCCCACGCCTTCCTGGACGCGATCGAGGACCCGCGCGAGCCGCGCCAGCCGGCCGAGGCACTCTACGCGATCATCGGCGAGAGCGGCCGCCGCTTCCGCGTCGAGTTGGTTCGCCAATTCCGCGAGTACATCGGCGCGCGGGTGGACTGGAGCGAGCCGCTGCTGCCCGAGCTGGCCCCGCTCGAGGAGGGGCTGCTGCTCGAGGAGCTGTGCGTGCGGCTGGACGCCCGCGACTCGCGCACGCGCGGTCGCAGCGAGCGCCGCGCCCAGCTGGCGCAGACGCTGGCGCAGCGGCTCGACCTGGACGTGAGCCAGGCGGTCCGCACGGCGCGGCTGCTCTCGCTCGGCCGGGCGGCGGCGGACGCCGGCCACGACGATTTCGACCCGCTCTCGCGCTTCGCGCGCGAGCACCGCATCCTCGAGGCGAAGCGCGCCGCGGCGATCGCCGCCGCGGCGCCCGGCTACGCCGACGACGCGGCCCACCTGGCGTCCTCGGCCGCCTGGTACGAAGACGGCGGCGTCGAGCCGCTGGCCGGCATCCTGGGGCTCGCTATCGCGGTCGAGTCGCTGCCGCCGATCGACGCCCCCCGCCGCATCGCCGCCGCCTCCGGGACGCAGTTCCACCCCGCCGTCGCGCGCGCGTATCTGGCCTTTCTGGGAGCACCGACGTGA
- a CDS encoding DNA-3-methyladenine glycosylase, with translation MGRDDLPLEIIALSRALIGLLLVRVYEGEPLVGRIVETEAYMPGDPASHAFRGRTARNGTMFGDALHAYVYFIYGVNWCLNVTAEAPGIAAAALIRAAEPVAGVSRMRALRGRPDLRDRDLARGPGNLCRAMAIGPEFDGVDLADDPLLRLYDDGVRPEIGTSVRIGLTHGADRPLRFYARGNPSVSGRRALSP, from the coding sequence GTGGGTCGCGACGACCTGCCCCTGGAGATCATCGCGCTCTCGCGCGCGCTGATCGGCCTGCTGCTGGTCCGTGTCTACGAGGGTGAGCCGCTGGTCGGGCGGATCGTCGAGACCGAAGCGTACATGCCCGGCGATCCGGCCTCGCACGCGTTTCGCGGGCGAACCGCGCGCAACGGCACGATGTTCGGCGACGCGCTGCACGCCTACGTCTACTTCATCTACGGCGTGAACTGGTGCCTCAACGTGACGGCCGAAGCGCCCGGAATCGCGGCGGCCGCGCTGATCCGCGCCGCCGAGCCGGTGGCGGGGGTGTCGCGCATGCGCGCGCTGCGCGGGCGGCCCGACCTGCGCGACCGCGATCTGGCGCGCGGGCCGGGCAACCTCTGCCGGGCGATGGCGATCGGCCCCGAGTTCGACGGCGTCGACTTGGCGGACGACCCGCTGTTGCGGCTCTACGACGACGGCGTGCGCCCCGAGATCGGGACCAGCGTTCGCATCGGTTTGACCCACGGTGCCGACCGGCCGCTCCGCTTCTACGCGCGCGGCAACCCGAGCGTCAGTGGACGGCGCGCCTTGTCGCCATGA
- a CDS encoding energy transducer TonB translates to MAYGFVISVILHLLIGPFIQFHNTQTEEEAPQKVTVVRVPTPPPTPPPTPKPTPTPKPTPPPKVTPVPQTPAPQQPRIKINTLKTESHSGGPSEAANKYTTGNTQGIPQGQGTAAPVNAPAATPAPPPPTPTPVPTPTPLACAHPNVAATTIRAVEPDMPPIAAQQGISGTVQVQVSLDDHSRVTSVKVYSSPSALLNNAALSAARQSTFQTDVKDCKPVAADYLFSVTFDSQ, encoded by the coding sequence TTGGCCTACGGGTTCGTCATCTCGGTCATCCTGCATCTGTTGATCGGGCCGTTCATTCAGTTCCACAACACGCAGACGGAAGAAGAAGCGCCGCAAAAGGTGACGGTCGTGCGCGTTCCCACGCCGCCGCCGACGCCGCCGCCGACGCCCAAGCCGACGCCGACGCCCAAACCGACGCCGCCGCCCAAGGTGACGCCGGTGCCGCAGACGCCCGCGCCGCAGCAGCCCAGGATCAAGATCAACACGCTCAAGACCGAGTCGCACAGCGGCGGTCCGAGCGAGGCCGCCAACAAGTACACGACGGGGAACACCCAAGGCATCCCGCAGGGCCAAGGCACCGCGGCGCCGGTCAACGCGCCGGCGGCCACGCCCGCGCCCCCGCCGCCGACCCCGACGCCGGTCCCCACGCCGACGCCGCTGGCGTGCGCGCACCCCAACGTGGCCGCGACGACGATTCGCGCGGTCGAGCCCGACATGCCGCCGATCGCGGCGCAGCAGGGCATCTCCGGCACCGTGCAGGTGCAGGTCTCGCTCGACGACCACAGCCGCGTCACCAGCGTCAAGGTCTACAGCTCGCCCAGCGCGCTGCTCAACAACGCGGCGCTCAGCGCGGCCCGCCAGTCGACGTTCCAAACCGACGTCAAAGACTGCAAGCCGGTCGCCGCCGACTACCTCTTCAGCGTCACCTTCGACAGCCAATAG
- a CDS encoding MotA/TolQ/ExbB proton channel family protein, producing MNFSEFFNFIVAGGFAMWVLLLLSVVAVAIVIERLLFFASQHSDSKGLLKQIGQRIAADDLSGAIKICKQNKGMLPKILEFGLQRGEKNRADITDALSIALMENLNSLERNLGVIGTIAVIAPFVGLFGTVLGIIRAFQDIALKGNSTPAVVAAGVSEALITTAAGLFVAVVSVVFFNYFKTRIKAYNQEMIVASNQLAEMLHFHNTGAAIPTDLYQPAK from the coding sequence GTGAATTTCTCAGAATTCTTCAACTTCATCGTCGCGGGCGGCTTCGCGATGTGGGTGCTGCTCTTGCTCTCGGTGGTCGCAGTCGCGATCGTGATCGAGCGGCTGCTCTTCTTCGCGAGCCAGCACTCGGACTCGAAGGGCCTGCTCAAGCAGATCGGCCAGAGAATCGCCGCCGACGACCTGTCGGGCGCGATCAAGATCTGCAAGCAGAACAAGGGCATGCTCCCGAAGATCCTCGAGTTCGGCTTGCAGCGCGGTGAGAAGAACCGCGCCGACATCACCGACGCGCTGTCGATCGCGCTGATGGAGAACCTGAACTCGCTCGAGCGCAACCTCGGCGTCATCGGTACGATCGCCGTCATCGCGCCGTTCGTCGGTCTGTTCGGTACCGTGCTCGGTATCATCCGCGCCTTCCAAGACATCGCCCTCAAGGGCAACTCGACCCCGGCCGTCGTCGCGGCGGGCGTCTCGGAAGCGCTGATCACGACCGCCGCCGGTCTGTTCGTCGCCGTCGTCTCGGTGGTGTTCTTCAACTACTTCAAGACGCGGATCAAGGCGTACAACCAGGAGATGATCGTCGCCTCGAACCAGCTCGCCGAGATGCTGCACTTCCACAACACCGGTGCGGCGATCCCGACCGACCTGTACCAGCCGGCGAAGTAG
- a CDS encoding pseudouridine synthase, giving the protein MRLQKFLAAAGIASRRRAEELIVAGRVRVDGALVRELGTQVGEDARVEVDGKPVRVSETRTYRVVHKPVGVVTTLRDPEGRRTIAELVRGAGVTARVVPVGRLDYDTSGVLLVTDDGALAHVLTHPRFGVEKTYRATVRGRLEPGDVEKVLQGVRLEEGRAAPAQVRVVAVRRDVSLVDLTLHEGRNRQVRRMFETLGHPVLALTRLRFGPIALGALPVGGVRPLSERELAALRRIVADAHTDATPART; this is encoded by the coding sequence CTGAGGCTCCAGAAGTTCCTCGCGGCGGCCGGCATCGCGTCGCGCCGCCGCGCGGAAGAGCTGATCGTGGCCGGCCGCGTGCGCGTCGACGGCGCGCTCGTGCGCGAGCTCGGCACGCAGGTCGGCGAGGACGCGCGGGTCGAGGTCGACGGCAAGCCGGTGCGCGTCAGCGAGACGCGCACCTACCGCGTCGTGCACAAGCCGGTCGGCGTCGTCACGACGTTGCGCGACCCCGAAGGCCGGCGCACGATCGCCGAGCTGGTGCGCGGCGCCGGGGTGACCGCCCGCGTCGTTCCGGTCGGCCGGCTCGACTACGACACCAGCGGCGTCCTGTTGGTCACCGACGACGGCGCGCTCGCGCACGTCCTGACCCATCCGCGGTTCGGCGTCGAGAAGACGTACCGCGCGACGGTACGCGGCCGGCTCGAGCCGGGCGACGTCGAGAAGGTCTTGCAGGGCGTGCGGCTCGAGGAGGGCCGCGCCGCGCCGGCCCAGGTGCGCGTGGTCGCCGTGCGCCGTGACGTCTCGCTGGTCGACCTCACGCTGCACGAGGGCCGCAACCGTCAAGTGCGGCGCATGTTCGAGACCCTCGGACATCCGGTGCTCGCGCTCACGCGGCTGCGCTTCGGGCCGATCGCGCTGGGCGCGCTGCCGGTCGGCGGGGTCCGCCCGCTCAGCGAGCGGGAGCTCGCGGCGCTGCGTCGCATCGTGGCGGATGCACATACGGACGCGACGCCGGCCCGGACCTGA
- a CDS encoding PilZ domain-containing protein has product MSEARSHRRLNDAPLLVSFTIGDEFAAAHTETYDLGLGGLAMLSDTELPAGQELQLELELRGEPRPPLRLRGAVRWCRFDAALGKYRTGVEFTDRTDAQDQDLLGYIDTMYKLRDLGVL; this is encoded by the coding sequence GTGAGTGAAGCACGCTCGCACCGCCGGCTCAACGACGCTCCCCTCTTGGTCTCGTTTACGATCGGCGACGAGTTCGCCGCGGCTCATACCGAGACGTACGACCTCGGCTTGGGCGGCCTGGCGATGCTTTCCGACACGGAACTCCCGGCCGGACAGGAGTTACAGCTCGAGCTGGAGCTCCGCGGCGAGCCGCGCCCGCCGCTGCGCTTGCGCGGCGCCGTGCGCTGGTGCCGCTTCGATGCCGCGCTGGGCAAGTACCGAACCGGCGTCGAGTTCACCGATCGCACCGACGCGCAGGACCAAGACCTGCTCGGCTACATCGACACGATGTACAAACTCCGCGACCTCGGCGTCCTGTAG
- the aroH gene encoding chorismate mutase, translating into MLRGIRGATTVARDEPALILDATERLLRTIVDRNRFVPEDVGSALFTVTPDLVSEFPAAAARRMGWTLVPLLNFTEIGVPGRLQRCIRVMVHVNTELRQDEIVHVYLEGAVVLRPDLVSPGDSERA; encoded by the coding sequence ATGCTGCGCGGGATTCGCGGGGCGACGACGGTCGCGCGGGACGAGCCCGCGCTCATCCTCGACGCGACCGAGCGCTTGTTGCGCACGATCGTCGACCGCAACCGGTTCGTCCCCGAGGACGTCGGTTCGGCGCTGTTCACGGTCACGCCGGACTTGGTCTCCGAGTTTCCGGCCGCGGCGGCGCGCCGGATGGGCTGGACGCTGGTGCCGCTGCTCAACTTCACCGAGATCGGCGTCCCCGGCCGGCTGCAGCGCTGCATTCGGGTCATGGTGCACGTCAATACCGAGCTGCGCCAGGACGAGATCGTGCACGTCTACCTCGAGGGAGCGGTCGTGTTGCGCCCCGACTTGGTCAGCCCCGGCGATTCGGAACGGGCCTGA
- a CDS encoding glycosyltransferase, with the protein RVRFAGTLPRERLPDVYASADAFVFPSTTETQGLVLAEALAAGLPVVAADSEASRDVLAGAGRIAAADPAAFAAALQAAIACGRDQSAVHLAFSRFTVGMHARRILALYREVLGARAA; encoded by the coding sequence CGCGTCCGCTTCGCGGGGACGCTGCCCCGCGAGCGGCTCCCCGACGTCTACGCCTCGGCCGACGCCTTCGTCTTCCCCTCGACGACCGAGACGCAGGGTCTGGTCCTCGCCGAAGCGCTCGCCGCCGGCCTCCCGGTCGTCGCCGCCGACAGCGAGGCCTCGCGCGACGTGCTGGCCGGCGCCGGGCGGATCGCCGCCGCCGACCCCGCCGCCTTCGCCGCGGCGTTGCAGGCCGCGATCGCGTGCGGACGCGATCAGAGTGCCGTACATTTGGCATTCTCGCGGTTTACCGTCGGGATGCACGCGCGGCGAATTCTCGCCCTCTACCGGGAGGTGCTCGGCGCGCGGGCAGCTTGA
- the rho gene encoding transcription termination factor Rho — protein sequence MDGAPCRHEVGCGRLRASRGPASRRPSRSSRASRRRAAPAASPVGHRPAERSSPRGSSSLQFDNRPQNNGRPEGGGRRRRSRRNRQRYNDGGPAPAQSDVFTQPEFPQPVGPPLLSAEQLAEMSKAELNELAKTFEIENPTKIKKDDLVAQILEIQAQRSGLEKANGVLDVLPEGYGFLRREGYLVGTDDIYISQSQIRRFELRRGDLVAGQVRRPKENEKYYGIVKVETINGRSPEAIQNRPVFEQLGAEPPEHRFTLETRGDLTTRAIDLFAPLGKGQRALLLAPPRTNESALLARIARALGTNAPDAHVIVLLVDERPEAVTHLQRSLDVEVVATTFEDHPDSHVTTAELVFERAKRLAELGGDAVVLISSFTRLVRAYAAGAHSKGNLDAAALTRPKRLFGAARAIEGGGSLTVLAAIGNGSSPFDALLIDEFAPAANAELVLARELAEARAYPPIDLLRSGNVYEEQLLSEIACHKIGDLRRALAGVPTVEASERIYAALARTQTNDEFITAFDLKKV from the coding sequence GTGGACGGCGCGCCTTGTCGCCATGAGGTCGGGTGTGGTAGACTCCGAGCGTCGCGCGGTCCCGCATCGCGTCGGCCTTCCCGTTCCTCTCGCGCCTCGCGACGACGCGCAGCCCCGGCAGCCTCGCCGGTAGGACACCGTCCCGCGGAGCGCTCGTCTCCCCGAGGGAGCAGTTCGCTGCAGTTCGACAACCGACCCCAGAACAACGGCCGCCCCGAAGGCGGAGGTCGTCGCCGTCGCTCGCGACGCAATCGACAGCGCTACAACGACGGCGGTCCCGCGCCGGCGCAGAGCGACGTCTTCACCCAACCCGAGTTTCCGCAGCCCGTCGGGCCGCCGCTGCTCTCCGCCGAGCAGCTCGCCGAGATGAGCAAAGCCGAGCTCAACGAGCTGGCCAAGACCTTCGAGATCGAGAACCCGACCAAGATCAAGAAGGACGACCTCGTCGCGCAGATCCTCGAGATCCAAGCGCAGCGCAGCGGCCTGGAGAAGGCCAACGGCGTCCTCGACGTCCTGCCCGAAGGCTACGGGTTCTTGCGCCGCGAGGGCTATCTGGTCGGCACGGACGACATCTACATCTCGCAGTCGCAGATCCGCCGCTTCGAGCTGCGCCGCGGCGATCTGGTCGCCGGCCAAGTGCGCCGGCCCAAAGAGAACGAGAAGTACTACGGCATCGTCAAGGTCGAGACGATCAACGGCCGTTCGCCCGAAGCGATCCAGAACCGGCCGGTGTTCGAGCAGCTCGGCGCCGAGCCACCGGAGCACCGCTTCACGCTCGAGACGCGCGGCGACCTGACGACGCGAGCCATCGATTTGTTCGCACCGCTCGGCAAGGGACAGCGCGCGCTGCTGCTGGCGCCTCCGCGCACGAACGAGAGCGCGCTGTTGGCGCGGATCGCGCGCGCCTTGGGCACCAACGCGCCCGACGCGCACGTCATCGTGCTGTTGGTCGACGAACGGCCCGAAGCGGTCACGCACCTGCAACGCTCGCTCGACGTCGAAGTCGTCGCGACGACGTTCGAGGATCATCCGGACAGCCACGTCACGACCGCCGAGCTCGTCTTCGAGCGCGCCAAGCGGCTGGCGGAGCTCGGCGGCGACGCCGTCGTGCTGATCTCCTCGTTCACACGCCTGGTCCGCGCGTACGCGGCCGGCGCGCACTCCAAAGGCAACCTCGACGCCGCGGCCCTGACCCGGCCCAAGCGCCTGTTCGGCGCGGCGCGCGCGATCGAGGGCGGCGGTTCGCTGACCGTGCTGGCCGCGATCGGGAACGGCAGCTCGCCGTTCGACGCGCTGCTGATCGACGAGTTCGCGCCGGCCGCCAACGCCGAGCTGGTGCTGGCGCGCGAGCTGGCCGAAGCGCGGGCCTATCCGCCGATCGACCTGCTGCGCAGCGGCAACGTCTACGAAGAGCAGCTGCTCAGCGAGATCGCGTGCCACAAGATCGGCGATCTGCGCCGCGCGCTGGCCGGCGTGCCGACGGTCGAAGCCTCGGAGCGGATCTACGCGGCGTTGGCTCGGACGCAGACGAACGACGAGTTCATCACCGCGTTCGATCTGAAGAAGGTCTGA
- a CDS encoding TonB family protein: MLRTSCPLALAVFATALAASPLSALAQTATFYVPPKIVKQGTASSAIAGSGKVEVKVFVHKNGSVGNVQIIKSSNPGDNAAATEIAKSASYRAATRDGKPSDAFYTYVLTFNGKSVALDVSGEEAINKTATSGEMTSINAEMGSANYAKAKSDLQAYLNTHAGDRQAETLLGAANFYLNDFTDAAAAFDQAGTVPPTFVAVAYNSYAGASDAAIKDKQYDAAVADAGHAAALQPQNPVPYFYRGTAETYEKKYADAIADLEKAKSLENAQTPPATVNTIDTALVQVYLAGGQVDKGVALAQQLRQRDPGNTQVVTILINHYAAAANEASQAGNVAAAVDDYEKAAQLDTAHAAAYYVGAASVLGNAAKTKDDFKKAFVEAQKAVAAAPSDAGANYTAGVLAANAGDTASATTYLQKAKANVGTDASLAAKIDTALKKIGH, from the coding sequence ATGCTCCGTACGTCATGCCCGCTCGCCTTGGCCGTGTTCGCGACGGCGCTCGCGGCCAGTCCGCTCAGCGCGCTCGCGCAGACCGCGACGTTCTACGTTCCGCCCAAGATCGTCAAGCAAGGAACGGCGTCGAGTGCGATCGCCGGGTCGGGCAAGGTCGAAGTGAAGGTGTTCGTTCACAAGAACGGCTCCGTCGGCAACGTCCAAATCATCAAATCCTCGAATCCCGGCGACAACGCCGCCGCGACCGAGATCGCCAAATCGGCGAGCTACCGCGCCGCGACGCGCGACGGAAAACCAAGTGACGCGTTCTACACCTACGTGCTGACGTTCAACGGCAAGTCGGTCGCGCTCGACGTCTCCGGCGAAGAGGCGATCAACAAGACCGCGACCAGCGGCGAGATGACGAGCATCAACGCGGAGATGGGGAGCGCCAACTACGCCAAGGCGAAGTCGGACTTGCAGGCCTATCTCAACACGCACGCCGGCGATCGCCAAGCCGAGACGCTGCTGGGCGCGGCCAACTTCTACCTCAACGACTTCACCGACGCGGCGGCGGCCTTCGATCAAGCCGGCACCGTGCCGCCGACCTTCGTCGCCGTCGCATACAACTCGTACGCCGGCGCCAGCGACGCTGCGATCAAAGACAAGCAGTACGACGCGGCCGTCGCCGATGCGGGACACGCCGCCGCGCTGCAGCCGCAAAACCCGGTGCCGTACTTCTACCGCGGCACCGCCGAGACGTACGAGAAGAAGTACGCCGATGCGATCGCCGACCTCGAGAAGGCGAAGTCGCTCGAGAACGCGCAGACGCCGCCCGCGACGGTGAACACGATCGACACCGCGCTGGTGCAGGTCTATCTGGCGGGCGGCCAGGTCGACAAAGGGGTGGCGCTCGCGCAGCAGCTGCGCCAACGCGACCCCGGCAACACCCAGGTCGTCACGATCCTGATCAATCACTACGCCGCCGCGGCCAACGAGGCGTCGCAAGCCGGCAACGTCGCCGCAGCGGTCGACGACTACGAGAAGGCCGCCCAGCTCGACACCGCGCACGCCGCGGCGTACTACGTCGGCGCCGCCAGCGTGCTGGGTAATGCAGCCAAGACGAAGGACGACTTCAAGAAGGCCTTCGTCGAGGCGCAGAAGGCCGTCGCGGCCGCTCCGAGCGATGCGGGCGCCAACTACACGGCCGGCGTGTTGGCGGCGAACGCGGGCGACACGGCCTCTGCCACGACGTATCTTCAGAAGGCCAAGGCAAACGTGGGAACCGACGCCTCGCTGGCGGCCAAGATCGACACGGCCTTGAAGAAGATCGGACACTAG
- a CDS encoding undecaprenyl-diphosphate phosphatase: MRTDAVVTFVQAMLLAVLQGVSELFPISSLGHTVLVPALLRWPVDEGSDAFLAFVVALHLGTALALLVFYRGDWVALARGFVASIVRGRVGDDPNERIAWLLVAGTIPVAVLGVLFESAVKRLFASPIPVACFLIANGLLMLLGEALRRRQHAGAAGHAYRELDRLPPRDGVAIGLAQSLALLPGISRSGSAIVAGLLCDLRHAAAARYSFLLATPVIFAASVLELPKLLVPEARPVLVESVAGAVLAGLTAYASVAFLTRWFRHNDLAPFAWYCILAGALALVLFTTKVIA, encoded by the coding sequence GTGCGAACGGACGCGGTCGTGACGTTCGTGCAAGCGATGCTCCTTGCGGTGCTGCAGGGCGTCAGTGAGCTCTTCCCGATCAGCAGTCTGGGCCACACGGTACTCGTACCGGCTCTGCTCCGCTGGCCGGTCGACGAGGGCTCCGACGCGTTTCTCGCGTTCGTCGTCGCGCTGCACCTGGGGACCGCGCTCGCCTTGCTGGTCTTCTACCGTGGCGATTGGGTGGCGCTGGCGCGCGGCTTCGTCGCCTCGATCGTGCGCGGCCGCGTCGGCGACGATCCCAACGAACGGATCGCTTGGCTCCTGGTCGCCGGGACGATCCCGGTCGCGGTCCTGGGCGTGCTGTTCGAGTCCGCCGTCAAGCGTTTGTTCGCCTCGCCGATCCCGGTGGCGTGCTTCCTGATCGCCAACGGGCTGCTGATGCTGCTCGGCGAGGCCCTTCGCCGCCGCCAGCACGCCGGTGCCGCCGGGCACGCCTACCGCGAGCTGGACCGGCTCCCGCCGCGCGACGGCGTCGCAATCGGCCTGGCGCAGTCGCTGGCGTTGCTGCCGGGGATCTCGCGCTCGGGCTCGGCGATCGTCGCCGGGCTCTTGTGCGATCTGCGCCACGCGGCCGCGGCGCGCTACTCGTTCTTGCTGGCGACGCCGGTGATCTTCGCGGCGAGCGTCCTCGAGCTGCCCAAGCTGTTGGTGCCGGAGGCTCGGCCGGTCCTCGTCGAATCGGTCGCGGGCGCGGTTCTGGCCGGCCTGACCGCCTACGCGTCGGTGGCCTTCCTGACGCGCTGGTTCCGCCACAACGATCTCGCGCCGTTCGCCTGGTACTGTATCCTCGCCGGCGCGCTCGCGCTCGTCCTCTTCACCACGAAAGTCATCGCATGA
- a CDS encoding biopolymer transporter ExbD — protein sequence MSMVSSQQDDQVMAEINITPFTDVLLVLLIIFMILAALVAPPGFEKQLPNSDNSPPTHQAKKSDDIEVLVNEKGTIFVDGKKSDDVHIYGDMQAVEKAKGNKHVSLTADVKAPYGTIIRILDAAKIAGLNDVGFVTS from the coding sequence ATGAGCATGGTCTCCTCCCAACAGGACGATCAGGTGATGGCCGAGATCAACATCACGCCGTTCACGGACGTGCTGCTGGTCCTGCTCATCATCTTCATGATCCTGGCCGCCCTGGTCGCGCCGCCCGGCTTCGAGAAGCAGCTGCCCAACAGCGACAACAGCCCCCCGACGCATCAGGCCAAGAAGTCTGACGACATCGAGGTGCTGGTCAACGAGAAGGGCACGATCTTCGTCGATGGCAAGAAGTCGGACGACGTACACATCTACGGCGACATGCAAGCCGTCGAGAAGGCCAAGGGCAACAAGCACGTCTCGCTGACCGCCGACGTGAAGGCGCCGTACGGCACCATCATCCGCATCCTCGACGCCGCGAAGATCGCCGGTCTGAACGACGTCGGCTTCGTCACCTCGTAG
- a CDS encoding biopolymer transporter ExbD, whose product MAVSTGQGEEEVMSTINITPFTDVLLVLLIIFIILASVVKEPKLPDAYNKEKVHPSQIVVLVDDKNHVQIGSNIVDEMQAKEQFAELVKATGSGLKTVIIKADPHASFGTILRVMDAAKSAHLDTFGLANHVQGTPQGQSGG is encoded by the coding sequence GTGGCCGTTTCCACCGGACAAGGCGAAGAAGAAGTGATGTCGACGATCAACATCACGCCGTTCACGGACGTGCTGTTGGTCTTGCTCATCATCTTCATCATCCTCGCCTCGGTCGTCAAAGAGCCGAAGCTCCCCGACGCCTATAACAAAGAGAAGGTCCATCCGTCGCAGATCGTCGTGCTGGTCGACGACAAGAACCACGTCCAGATCGGCTCCAACATCGTCGACGAGATGCAGGCCAAAGAGCAGTTCGCGGAACTGGTCAAGGCGACGGGCAGCGGTCTGAAGACGGTCATCATCAAGGCGGACCCGCACGCCAGTTTCGGCACGATCCTGCGCGTCATGGACGCCGCGAAGTCGGCCCACCTGGATACCTTCGGCCTTGCCAACCACGTGCAAGGAACGCCGCAAGGACAATCGGGCGGCTAA